One genomic segment of Sminthopsis crassicaudata isolate SCR6 chromosome 2, ASM4859323v1, whole genome shotgun sequence includes these proteins:
- the CHST3 gene encoding carbohydrate sulfotransferase 3 gives MEKGHSWPQDTRDLLHSLRMRSKYALFLLFVVIVFVFIEKENKIISRVSDRLKQIPQSLLDANGTDPALLLAENASLLSLSELDSSFSQLRQRLRNVSLQLGAGPAEPPPGPRRHVLLMATTRTGSSFVGEFFNQQGNIFYLFEPLWHIERTVTFEPGGANAAGSALVYRDVLKQLFLCDLSILEHFISPLPEDHLTPFMFRRGSSRSLCEEPVCTPAVKKVFEKFHCKNRRCGPLNLTLAADACLRKEHMALKAVRIRQLEFLRPLVEDPRLDMRIIQLVRDPRAVQASRMVAFSGKYETWKKWVAQGEARLREDEVQRLRGNCESIRLSAELGLSQPPWLRGRYMLVRYEDVARLPLQKAREMYRFAGIPLTPQVEDWIRKNTQAPQDSSGIYSTQKNSSEQFDKWRFSIPFKLAQVVQGACAPAMRLFGYKLAPDPATLTNRSVSLLEDRGTFWVT, from the exons ATGGAAAAAGGACATTCTTGGCCTCAAGATACCCGGGACCTTCTTCACAGCCTGAGAATGAGGAGCAAATATGCTCTTTTCCTGCTATTTGTGGTTATTGTCTTTGTCTTCAtcgagaaagaaaataaaatcatatcaag GGTCTCGGACCGGCTGAAGCAAATCCCGCAGTCGCTCCTGGACGCGAACGGCACGGACCCGGCGCTGCTGCTGGCCGAGAACGCGTCCCTGCTGTCCCTGAGCGAGCTGGACTCGTCCTTCTCCCAGCTCCGCCAGCGGCTCCGGAACGTCTCGCTGCAGCTGGGGGCCGGGCCGGCCGAGCCGCCGCCGGGCCCGCGCCGCCACGTGCTCCTCATGGCCACCACCCGCACGGGCTCCTCCTTCGTGGGGGAGTTCTTTAACCAGCAGGGCAACATCTTCTACCTCTTCGAGCCCCTGTGGCACATCGAGCGGACGGTGACCTTCGAGCCCGGGGGCGCCAACGCGGCGGGCTCGGCGCTGGTGTACCGGGACGTGCTGAAGCAGCTGTTCCTGTGCGACCTCTCCATCCTGGAGCACTTCATCAGCCCGCTGCCCGAGGACCACCTGACCCCGTTCATGTTCCGCCGAGGGTCCAGCCGCTCGCTGTGCGAGGAGCCCGTGTGCACGCCCGCCGTCAAGAAGGTCTTCGAGAAGTTCCACTGCAAGAACCGCCGCTGCGGCCCCCTCAACCTGACCCTGGCTGCGGACGCCTGCCTGCGCAAGGAGCACATGGCGCTCAAGGCCGTGCGCATCCGGCAGCTGGAGTTCCTCCGGCCGCTGGTGGAGGACCCCCGCCTGGACATGCGCATCATCCAGCTGGTGCGCGACCCCCGCGCCGTGCAGGCGTCCCGCATGGTGGCCTTCTCCGGCAAGTACGAGACCTGGAAGAAGTGGGTGGCGCAGGGGGAGGCCCGCCTGCGGGAGGACGAGGTCCAGAGGCTGCGGGGCAACTGCGAGAGCATCCGGCTGTCGGCCGAGCTGGGCCTGAGCCAGCCCCCCTGGCTGCGCGGCCGCTACATGCTGGTGCGCTACGAGGACGTGGCCCGCCTGCCGCTGCAGAAGGCCCGGGAGATGTACCGCTTCGCGGGCATCCCCCTCACCCCACAGGTGGAGGACTGGATCCGGAAGAACACCCAGGCCCCGCAGGACAGCAGCGGCATCTACTCCACCCAGAAGAACTCCTCGGAGCAGTTCGACAAGTGGCGCTTCAGCATCCCCTTCAAGCTGGCCCAGGTGGTCCAGGGAGCCTGCGCCCCCGCCATGCGGCTCTTCGGCTACAAGCTGGCCCCCGACCCCGCCACCCTCACCAACCGCTCCGTCAGTCTGCTGGAGGACCGCGGCACCTTCTGGGTGACGTAA